A genome region from Pseudorca crassidens isolate mPseCra1 chromosome 20, mPseCra1.hap1, whole genome shotgun sequence includes the following:
- the TBC1D17 gene encoding TBC1 domain family member 17 isoform X2 has translation MEGAGYRVVFEKGGVYLHTSAKKHQDPDSLIAGVIRVVEKDNDVLLHWAPVEEAGDSTQIFFSKKDTSGGDSCTSEEEPTFDPGYEPDWAVISTVRPRHRHSEPTRGAEPSSPRGSWAFSASLGELKSIRRSKPGLSWAYLVLVTQAGGSLPALHFHRGGTRALLRVLSRYLLLASSPQDSRLYLVFPHDSSALSNSFHHLQLFDQDSSNVVSRFFQDPYSTTFSSFSRVTNFFRGALQPHQEGASPDLPPAPDDEPEPGFEVISCVELGPRPAVERAPPVTEEEWARRMGPEGRLQQVPELKARIFSGGLSPSLRREAWKFLLGYLSWEGSAEEHKAHVRKKTDEYFRMKLQWKSVSPEQERRNSLLHGYRSLIERDVSRTDRNNKFYEGPENPGLGLLNDILLTYCMYHFDLGYVQGMSDLLSPILYVTQNEVDAFWCFCGFMELVHGNFEESQETMKRQLGQLLLLLRVLDPPLCDFLDSQDSGSLCFCFRWLLIWFKREFPFPDVLRLWEVLWTGLPGPNLHLLVACAILDMERDTLMLSGFGSNEILKHINELTMKLSVEDVLTRAEALYRQLTACRELPHNVQEILGLAPPAEPQSPSPPASPLPLSPTRAPPAPPPPVDTVPQPDSSLEILPEEEEEEEECADS, from the exons ATGGAGGGCGCCGGTTACAGG GTGGTATTTGAGAAAGGAGGCGTGTACCTGCACACCAGTGCCAAGAAGCACCAAGACCCGGACTCCCTCATCGCCGGCGTCATCCGTGTTGTGGAGAAG gaCAATGACGTCCTCCTGCACTGGGCTCCTGTAGAGGAGGCTGGAGATTCCACCCAAATCTTCTTCTCCAAGAAG GACACCAGTGGGGGAGACTCCTGCACCTCTGAGGAGGAACCAACCTTTGACCCTGGCTATGAACCCGACTGGGCCGTCATCAGCACCGTGCGGCCACGGCACCGCCACTCAGAGCCCACGAGAG GTGCAGAGCCCAGCTCCCCCCGGGGCTCCTGGGCCTTCTCCGCGAGTCTGGGGGAGCTCAAGTCCATCCGCCGTTCCAAGCCGGGCCTCAGCTGGGCATACCTGGTTCTGGTTACGCAGGCCGGAGGCTCCCTGCCCGCCCTGCACTTCCACCGCGGGGGCACCCGCGCCCTGCTCCGTGTCCTCAGCCGTTATCTACTGTTGGCCAG CTCCCCGCAGGACTCCCGCCTCTACCTTGTCTTCCCCCATGACTCCTCGGCCCTCTCCAACTCCTTCCACCACCTCCAGCTGTTTGACCAGGACAGCTCCAACGTGGTGTCT CGCTTCTTCCAGGACCCCTACTCCACCACCTTCAGCAGCTTCTCCCGTGTGACCAACTTCTTCCGCGGAGCCCTGCAGCCGCACCAGGAGGGGGCCTCCCCTGACCTGCCTCCAGCCCCCGATGACGAACCCGAGCCCGGGTTTGAGGTCATTTCCTGT GTGGAGCTAGGGCCGAGGCCGGCTGTGGAGCGGGCGCCTCCGGTCACGGAGGAGGAGTGGGCCCGCCGCATGGGCCCCGAGGGCCGCCTGCAGCAGGTCCCTGAGCTGAAAGCCCGCATCTTCTCAGGG ggtcTGAGCCCCAGCCTGCGACGCGAGGCCTGGAAGTTCCTCCTCGGGTACCTGAGCTGGGAGGGCTCAGCCGAGGAGCACAAGGCCCACGTGCGCAAGAAAAC GGACGAGTATTTCCGAATGAAGCTGCAGTGGAAATCTGTGAGCCCGGAGCAGGAGCGGAGGAACTCACTGCTGCACGGATACCGCAGCCTCATTG AGAGAGATGTGAGCCGCACCGATAGGAACAACAAGTTCTACGAGGGCCCCGAGAACCCGGGGCTGGGCCTGCTGAACGACATCCTCCTTACCTACTGCATGTACCACTTTGACCTCG GCTACGTCCAGGGCATGAGTGACCTTCTCTCCCCGATCCTCTATGTCACTCAGAACGAGGTGGATGCCTTCTGGTGTTTCTGTGGCTTCATGGAGCTCGTG CATGGGAACTTTGAGGAGAGTCAAGAGACGATGAAGCGGCAACTCGGGCAACTCCTGCTCCTCTTGAGGGTGCTGGACCCTCCGCTCTGCGACTTCCTGG ACTCCCAGGACTCTGGctctctctgcttctgcttcCGGTGGCTGCTCATCTGGTTCAAGAGGGAATTCCCCTTCCCGGATGTCCTTCGGCTGTGGGAG GTGCTGTGGACGGGGCTCCCTGGCCCCAATCTGCACCTGCTGGTGGCCTGTGCCATCCTGGACATGGAGCGGGACACCCTCATGCTTTCAGGCTTCGGGTCCAATGAGATCCTCAAG CACATCAACGAGCTGACCATGAAGCTGAGCGTGGAGGACGTGCTGACGCGGGCCGAGGCCCTCTACCGGCAGCTGACCGCCTGCCGG GAGCTGCCCCACAACGTGCAGGAGATCCTAGGCCTGGCGCCCCCCGCAGAGCCCCAGAGCCCGTCGCCACCTGCCTCCCCACTGCCGCTGTCGCCCACCCGCGCCCCACCGGCTCCGCCGCCCCCCGTGGACACAGTCCCGCAGCCTGACAGCAGCCTGGAAATCCtgccggaggaggaggaggaggaggagga atgtgCGGACTCTTAA
- the TBC1D17 gene encoding TBC1 domain family member 17 isoform X1: MEGAGYRVVFEKGGVYLHTSAKKHQDPDSLIAGVIRVVEKDNDVLLHWAPVEEAGDSTQIFFSKKDTSGGDSCTSEEEPTFDPGYEPDWAVISTVRPRHRHSEPTRGAEPSSPRGSWAFSASLGELKSIRRSKPGLSWAYLVLVTQAGGSLPALHFHRGGTRALLRVLSRYLLLARCPARSSPQDSRLYLVFPHDSSALSNSFHHLQLFDQDSSNVVSRFFQDPYSTTFSSFSRVTNFFRGALQPHQEGASPDLPPAPDDEPEPGFEVISCVELGPRPAVERAPPVTEEEWARRMGPEGRLQQVPELKARIFSGGLSPSLRREAWKFLLGYLSWEGSAEEHKAHVRKKTDEYFRMKLQWKSVSPEQERRNSLLHGYRSLIERDVSRTDRNNKFYEGPENPGLGLLNDILLTYCMYHFDLGYVQGMSDLLSPILYVTQNEVDAFWCFCGFMELVHGNFEESQETMKRQLGQLLLLLRVLDPPLCDFLDSQDSGSLCFCFRWLLIWFKREFPFPDVLRLWEVLWTGLPGPNLHLLVACAILDMERDTLMLSGFGSNEILKHINELTMKLSVEDVLTRAEALYRQLTACRELPHNVQEILGLAPPAEPQSPSPPASPLPLSPTRAPPAPPPPVDTVPQPDSSLEILPEEEEEEECADS; this comes from the exons ATGGAGGGCGCCGGTTACAGG GTGGTATTTGAGAAAGGAGGCGTGTACCTGCACACCAGTGCCAAGAAGCACCAAGACCCGGACTCCCTCATCGCCGGCGTCATCCGTGTTGTGGAGAAG gaCAATGACGTCCTCCTGCACTGGGCTCCTGTAGAGGAGGCTGGAGATTCCACCCAAATCTTCTTCTCCAAGAAG GACACCAGTGGGGGAGACTCCTGCACCTCTGAGGAGGAACCAACCTTTGACCCTGGCTATGAACCCGACTGGGCCGTCATCAGCACCGTGCGGCCACGGCACCGCCACTCAGAGCCCACGAGAG GTGCAGAGCCCAGCTCCCCCCGGGGCTCCTGGGCCTTCTCCGCGAGTCTGGGGGAGCTCAAGTCCATCCGCCGTTCCAAGCCGGGCCTCAGCTGGGCATACCTGGTTCTGGTTACGCAGGCCGGAGGCTCCCTGCCCGCCCTGCACTTCCACCGCGGGGGCACCCGCGCCCTGCTCCGTGTCCTCAGCCGTTATCTACTGTTGGCCAG ATGCCCTGCCCGCAGCTCCCCGCAGGACTCCCGCCTCTACCTTGTCTTCCCCCATGACTCCTCGGCCCTCTCCAACTCCTTCCACCACCTCCAGCTGTTTGACCAGGACAGCTCCAACGTGGTGTCT CGCTTCTTCCAGGACCCCTACTCCACCACCTTCAGCAGCTTCTCCCGTGTGACCAACTTCTTCCGCGGAGCCCTGCAGCCGCACCAGGAGGGGGCCTCCCCTGACCTGCCTCCAGCCCCCGATGACGAACCCGAGCCCGGGTTTGAGGTCATTTCCTGT GTGGAGCTAGGGCCGAGGCCGGCTGTGGAGCGGGCGCCTCCGGTCACGGAGGAGGAGTGGGCCCGCCGCATGGGCCCCGAGGGCCGCCTGCAGCAGGTCCCTGAGCTGAAAGCCCGCATCTTCTCAGGG ggtcTGAGCCCCAGCCTGCGACGCGAGGCCTGGAAGTTCCTCCTCGGGTACCTGAGCTGGGAGGGCTCAGCCGAGGAGCACAAGGCCCACGTGCGCAAGAAAAC GGACGAGTATTTCCGAATGAAGCTGCAGTGGAAATCTGTGAGCCCGGAGCAGGAGCGGAGGAACTCACTGCTGCACGGATACCGCAGCCTCATTG AGAGAGATGTGAGCCGCACCGATAGGAACAACAAGTTCTACGAGGGCCCCGAGAACCCGGGGCTGGGCCTGCTGAACGACATCCTCCTTACCTACTGCATGTACCACTTTGACCTCG GCTACGTCCAGGGCATGAGTGACCTTCTCTCCCCGATCCTCTATGTCACTCAGAACGAGGTGGATGCCTTCTGGTGTTTCTGTGGCTTCATGGAGCTCGTG CATGGGAACTTTGAGGAGAGTCAAGAGACGATGAAGCGGCAACTCGGGCAACTCCTGCTCCTCTTGAGGGTGCTGGACCCTCCGCTCTGCGACTTCCTGG ACTCCCAGGACTCTGGctctctctgcttctgcttcCGGTGGCTGCTCATCTGGTTCAAGAGGGAATTCCCCTTCCCGGATGTCCTTCGGCTGTGGGAG GTGCTGTGGACGGGGCTCCCTGGCCCCAATCTGCACCTGCTGGTGGCCTGTGCCATCCTGGACATGGAGCGGGACACCCTCATGCTTTCAGGCTTCGGGTCCAATGAGATCCTCAAG CACATCAACGAGCTGACCATGAAGCTGAGCGTGGAGGACGTGCTGACGCGGGCCGAGGCCCTCTACCGGCAGCTGACCGCCTGCCGG GAGCTGCCCCACAACGTGCAGGAGATCCTAGGCCTGGCGCCCCCCGCAGAGCCCCAGAGCCCGTCGCCACCTGCCTCCCCACTGCCGCTGTCGCCCACCCGCGCCCCACCGGCTCCGCCGCCCCCCGTGGACACAGTCCCGCAGCCTGACAGCAGCCTGGAAATCCtgccggaggaggaggaggaggagga atgtgCGGACTCTTAA